From Leishmania donovani BPK282A1 complete genome, chromosome 34, the proteins below share one genomic window:
- a CDS encoding tyrosine phosphatase isoform, putative encodes MNSELVDMTPQVPTTLCEKVEHYLRDRTRYLHVQNEIPQEVTNELAMVNNYYVSVANPQDMRFTNPGETTVDYVCRIVYNFFLSLYVQAALLVPTLLFLLFIAVRTHHSPMFLLVYSTVIDIEVLSMWAYERGARFAARFWWELAWLIVGLIVTSIHALSPANVLCVLLLVVHWMFMARITVIQVSRALRVFCASERRCYIAEGVVLDMAYITRNVIAMGWPARGTEALYRNPWNEVVHFLRRKYARLSSHVITLCSERCTAPFPRQSTYPVDDHNPAEVPLMISFCCEVADYVMADPYRRAVAVHCKGGKGRTGTMICAYLMYCGQCRSADAAMRHFSLLRSRIGAQKLQGVQTPSQERYVRYFERLINEQPGMIIPSHPRRVRRLVLHNIPPLWVRRGVEHLWMTVIVKPCTERRVVYLTNRTVTFNAAVPDSRTYNWRTQIKDLFHNDEEVVYQEANEMDATESGCTGYLPDARSFRVMGAAGATLELAFPDEIPAVDGDVCFKFFYYKNNPNPLRPPVQFWIHTGLETHSTIRLERRDLDGAFKDTRGDRYPAEFAVELVLEDAPGGYTARE; translated from the coding sequence ATGAACTCCGAGCTCGTGGACATGACACCGCAGGTGCCCACCACATTGTGCGAGAAGGTGGAGCACTACCTTCGCGACCGCACACGGTACCTTCATGTGCAGAATGAAATCCCGCAAGAGGTGACGAATGAGCTTGCCATGGTGAACAACTACTACGTGTCCGTTGCCAACCCGCAGGACATGCGTTTCACAAACCCAGGTGAAACAACTGTCGACTACGTCTGCCGAATAGTGTACAACTTTTTCCTTAGTCTGTacgtgcaggcggcgctgctcgtgccCACCTTGTTATTTCTTCTTTTCATAGCGGTTCGCACACACCACTCGCCGATGTTTCTACTCGTCTACAGTACCGTGATCGACATTGAGGTGCTCTCGATGTGGGCCTACGAACGGGgcgcgcgcttcgccgcgAGGTTCTGGTGGGAACTCGCGTGGCTGATCGTGGGGCTTATCGTGACGAGCATCCACGCGCTTTCCCCGGCAAACgtcttgtgtgtgctgctgctcgtagTGCATTGGATGTTCATGGCACGCATCACCGTCATTCAGGTCTCCCGGGCACTGCGTGTGTTTTGCGCCTCCGAACGTCGCTGCTACATTGCCGAGGGCGTTGTCCTAGACATGGCATACATAACCCGCAACGTGATTGCGATGGGGTGGCCGGCGAGAGGAACGGAGGCTTTGTACCGAAATCCGTGGAATGAGGTGGTGCACTTTCTCCGCCGCAAGTACGCGCGCCTCTCCTCGCACGTCATCACGCTCTGCTCGGaacgctgcaccgcgccgtTCCCGCGCCAGTCTACCTACCCTGTGGATGACCACAACCCAGCGGAGGTGCCTCTCATGATTTCCTTTTGCTGCGAAGTTGCTGACTACGTCATGGCCGACCCGTACAGGCGGGCTGTCGCGGTGCACTGTAAGGGTGGTAAAGGACGCACTGGCACGATGATCTGCGCGTACCTCATGTACTGTGGCCaatgccgcagcgccgacgctgccATGCGCCACTTCAGTCTTCTACGCAGCCGCATCGGCGCGCAGAAGCTGCAAGGCGTGCAGACCCCCTCACAGGAGCGCTACGTTCGCTACTTTGAGCGCCTCATCAACGAACAGCCTGGAATGATAATCCCGTCTCACCCGCGTCGCGTTCGCCGACTCGTGCTGCACAACATCCCGCCGCTTTGGGTGCGGCGCGGAGTGGAGCACTTGTGGATGACCGTCATCGTGAAGCCGTGTACCGAGAGGCGCGTCGTATACCTCACCAACCGCACCGTCACCTTCAACGCCGCAGTTCCGGACTCGCGCACGTATAACTGGCGCACCCAAATCAAAGACCTTTTCCACAatgacgaggaggtggtATACCAGGAGGCCAACGAGATGGACGCGACGGAGAGCGGATGCACTGGATACCTGCCAGACGCGCGGTCTTTTCGCGTTATGGGAGCAGCCGGGGCTACGCTGGAGCTGGCCTTCCCGGATGAGATCCCGGCCGTGGATGGCGACGTCTGCTTCAAGTTCTTCTACTACAAGAACAACCCGAACCCACTGCGGCCGCCCGTGCAGTTCTGGATTCACACCGGATTGGAGACACACTCGACGATTCGGCTCGAGCGCCGAGATTTGGATGGGGCGTTCAAGGATACGAGAGGTGACCGCTACCCCGCCGAGTTTGCGGTGGAGTTGGTGCTCGAGGATGCGCCAGGGGGGTACACGGCACGCGAatga
- a CDS encoding d-isomer specific 2-hydroxyacid dehydrogenase-protein: protein MAPTICVCVDDDLCGAVCDVLKQLEGRISAIVCGTDVSCFASVKADNDGIFMVVSGSCAHAVIKDLCDDYDKEERRVKLIYSLSAGVDAYKLSELKQELS from the coding sequence ATGGCCCCTACCATTTGCGTCTGCGTCGATGATGACCTCTGCGGTGCGGTGTGTGATGTTCTGAAGCAGCTCGAGGGCAGGATCTCCGCAATCGTGTGCGGCACCGATGTCAGCTGCTTTGCTTCTGTGAAGGCAGACAACGATGGCATTTTCATGGTTGTTTCGGGGAGCTGCGCCCACGCTGTCATCAAGGATCTTTGCGACGACTATGACAAGGAGGAGCGTCGCGTGAAGCTCATCTACAGCCTATctgccggcgtcgacgcGTACAAGCTCTCGGAGCTGAAGCAGGAGCTCTCC